The region TGGGGAAGTTAttgcagggggggggggggtcagcaTGGCAAATTAGCTACGCACGTTTGAACTCTGCTAGCTAAAGATGGACAAGATGATGAGTTTTCTCAAGTCACAGTTTTCAAAGGGAAAACAAGAAGATATGATGAGGCATATCTCAAAGCAAGCTCATACCAGTCACTGAAGAGATGTGGGGATTAAATGTGTTATTTGCAGAGCAAATGTGCAGGGTTTAGGCCTTTTCTCTCAGGAAgctgttttataatttatattttgtgcagggaagcatccatccatccatccattatctgtaaccgcttatccaatttagggtcgcggggggtccagagcctacctggaatcatcgggcgcaaggcgggaatacaattAGGAGCAAATACATTAAACAATGACTGCTAAGcacaatcattttaaaagtaaaagatGTGTACATGTCTCATTATTTGTGGGGAGGCGAGGTGGGGGGTGgcaaaatattctcatctacaaaatgCGTGCACagcagaaaatgtttgggagCCTCTGGACTAGTAAAGGATCTATGTATTGTCTgtaatatgttttataatatttaaaaacatgtgaaCACAATACTGGGTAATGTTTGGAGGGGTTTTGACTGAAAGGGATTCAGTGTTTTACAGAATCAGTGCAGAAAACTCTTTGCTTGAGATTCAACTAGAGAAGCTGCAGACCTGGCTACCTGTATGCTATGAGCGCTGGAACTCCTCACTGGGAACCCTTGTGTGTCGACAGCTGGGCTATCTGAGGTGAGCGAGGTTGACAGCTCAAttagacacatgcacacacatttcTAGCTCTCAACACCTTTTACTCTATGAGCAGCTGTGGCTGATTTCTGTTAGTTGACCTTTCTTACTGTGATGGCAAGGCTGATACTTCAGTCAATCATGTTCATTTCAGAATCAAAGGACCAGATGTGTATGGTGTGTACAGATTTTGGAAGTGTCATGATGAACGTGTCATTCATGCCTGTAAAATCAACTTTTGATTGATCTGACCTCCTTCTAGATTAACCAAACACAAGGGGGTCAATTTAACTGACATTGGGCCAAACTACACAGATGGATTTGTTCAGATTACCTCAGAACACCAAAGCAATCTGGAACGTTTATGGCAGTTCAGGTATCTGTTTCTGATTGTACGTTATGAAAGTGTAATGGATTGTGGATAAGCTTGTTCACTCTATCATTTATTCTGACTCTAGGGGAAGCTGCAGCACAGGAAAAGTTATAGCTTTGAAATGTTTTGGTGAGACATAAATTAGGTTTTATACagcctaaataaataaaataaataataaaatgttgcaTTTAATATATCTACTACAGCAACAAAACTAACATTCTGAATTGGAGatatgttttccctgtgttgtGTAGAGTGCGGTACCAGGGCAAAGTTACCCAGGATAATTGGAGGTGTTGAGGCCACACTAGGCAGATGGCCATGGCAAGTGAGTCTCTACAACAGCAATGGTCACACTTGTGGGGGGTCCATCATCACCAGCCAATGGATTGTTACAGCTGCTCATTGTGTCCATAAGTAAGATCATATACTCATATACAATTGCTCTTCTATGAACTAAGATCTGTTGTAACTAATTCAGTTAAACATATAATTTCTcatattttattgtcatttaagCTACAGGTTACCACAGGTTTCCAGCTGGGTGGTCTATGCAGGGATTGTTACCCGTAATACAGCTAAATTAGCTCAGCATACAGGCTATGCggtggagaaaatcatctacaaTAAAAACTACAATCATAGGAGCCATGACAATGACATTGCACTGATGAAACTGAGGACACCGCTAAATTTTTCAGGTGAAAATGGAACACATATAAGTGCATTGTGCAGTgttgtatattattttatttcccatGATATAATTTTGTTACAAGTACTGATTTAATCTCTTCTAATAGCAACCTAATATCTTTTGTAGTCTGCATCCAATCTGTGGTTTGAAGTTATGATAAATCTGTTTTTATGACGATGGAATTGAATTAATTTA is a window of Hoplias malabaricus isolate fHopMal1 chromosome 1, fHopMal1.hap1, whole genome shotgun sequence DNA encoding:
- the tmprss5 gene encoding transmembrane protease serine 5 isoform X3, whose product is MSLGEGDLAVIENPVAVRHSLQAERMRMTQGKGGKDSSISWLSKIETPHTVFHSASTKVSARRAIRVLAALCALGLLGGVVVGVWFIVKLLLRPTSAQSPTGLGDTKETSFCNVSEDTSVTDPRKVFYRISAENSLLEIQLEKLQTWLPVCYERWNSSLGTLVCRQLGYLRLTKHKGVNLTDIGPNYTDGFVQITSEHQSNLERLWQFRGSCSTGKVIALKCFECGTRAKLPRIIGGVEATLGRWPWQVSLYNSNGHTCGGSIITSQWIVTAAHCVHNYRLPQVSSWVVYAGIVTRNTAKLAQHTGYAVEKIIYNKNYNHRSHDNDIALMKLRTPLNFSDTIRPVCLPQYDHDLPGGTQCWISGWGYTQPDDVRIPDTLKEAPVPLISTKKCNSSCMYNGEITSRMLCAGYTEGKVDACQSY